A region of Necator americanus strain Aroian chromosome I, whole genome shotgun sequence DNA encodes the following proteins:
- a CDS encoding hypothetical protein (NECATOR_CHRI.G2403.T2) translates to MWKEKSSKKHNNGRNGSRKSAGTSHFHAAKLAHPYYHRRFAFCQHSITLLVLGVERERARSRDLHFCSYLYMARMLRIASICVNSGNRDASPRSPAQCTCSSSSARINLVALLPHIINTGLDKRSKKMQNKTGNASVLQKSSNKRQAGADPCTQLSFVSNITSVFLHYVTY, encoded by the exons atgtggaaGGAAAAATCATCGAAGAAACACAACAACGGACGAAATGGAAGCAGAAAGAGTGCTGGGACCTCACATTTCCACG CAGCAAAACTTGCCCACCCGTATTATCATCGACGATTTGCGTTCTGCCAGCATTCTATTACTC TATTGGTATTGGGCGTTGAGCGTGAACGCGCTCGTAGCCGTGATCTACACTTCTGCAGCTATCTATACATG GCAAGAATGCTCAGAATCGCTAGCATCTGTGTTAACTCAGGCAACCGCGACGCTTCACCACGCTCTCCTGCCCAGTGCACGTGTTCTTCCTCTAGCGCCAGGATAAACCTCGTTGCGCTCCTCCCTCATATCATAAACACTG GATTGGAtaaaagaagcaagaaaatgcagaacaaaacagGAAATGCGAGTGTCCTACAGAAATCTAGCAACAAACGCCAGGCAGGAGCTGATCCTTGCACTCAGTTGTCATTTGTCTCTAATATTACCTCTGTCTTTCTCCATTATGTTACTTATTAG
- a CDS encoding hypothetical protein (NECATOR_CHRI.G2403.T1), whose translation MLRIASICVNSGNRDASPRSPAQCTCSSSSARINLVALLPHIINTGLDKRSKKMQNKTGNASVLQKSSNKRQAGADPCTQLSFVSNITSVFLHYVTY comes from the exons ATGCTCAGAATCGCTAGCATCTGTGTTAACTCAGGCAACCGCGACGCTTCACCACGCTCTCCTGCCCAGTGCACGTGTTCTTCCTCTAGCGCCAGGATAAACCTCGTTGCGCTCCTCCCTCATATCATAAACACTG GATTGGAtaaaagaagcaagaaaatgcagaacaaaacagGAAATGCGAGTGTCCTACAGAAATCTAGCAACAAACGCCAGGCAGGAGCTGATCCTTGCACTCAGTTGTCATTTGTCTCTAATATTACCTCTGTCTTTCTCCATTATGTTACTTATTAG
- a CDS encoding hypothetical protein (NECATOR_CHRI.G2404.T1), with protein sequence MDDEADTDGSSVELTSNEDWMSLNSIVKTPFFNESDLSYSLHTGTLPQLQVDKNVYAPHSRILCSQSPTPKFSSETFQKKYI encoded by the exons ATGGATGATGAGGCTGATACGGATGGCTCGTCCGTTGAACTCACTAGTAATGAAG ATTGGATGTCCCTCAATTCCATTGTAAAGACaccttttttcaatgaatccGATCTTTCGTACAGCCTTCACACTGGAACTCTGCCTCAGTTACAAGTCGATAAAAATGTTTACGCCCCACATTCTCGAATTCTCTGTTCCCAATCACCGACTCCTAAATTTAGTTCCgaaacattccagaaaaagtacATCTGA
- a CDS encoding hypothetical protein (NECATOR_CHRI.G2405.T2), translating into MSISFRVNPEYAKVSEIVPGLFICGVSALTPEDMKKNKITHIINATTEVPNLRSLGDIQRTKLWLEDTPQTYIYPHLELQSDQIQAIIADGGRVLVHCVAGVSRSASICLAFLTKYRCRSLRDAYHLMKSKRPMVRPNLGFWRQLIAYEQNVKENAGSVRLVRDEAQPECLLPDVYLSIAIQPRPVSPDQEGVERQSDEPRERRSYNALLHGSHKYYRISSSSSSSPSTFALAYGFKSTRDSSSKHTERHV; encoded by the exons ATGTCGATTTCGTTCCGTGTTAACCCGGAATACGCTAAAGTAAGCGAAATAGTGCCCGGATTGTTTATATGTGGAGTGAGTGCGTTGACGCCGGAggatatgaagaaaaacaagattaCCCATATCATCAACGCCACTACCGAAGTGCCGAATCTTCGAAGTTTGGGCGATATTCAACGCACGAAATTGTGGCTCGAAGATACTCCACAAACCTATATCTACCCACATTTGGAGCTACAGAGTGATCAg ATCCAAGCGATTATTGCCGATGGCGGTAGGGTTCTTGTGCACTGTGTGGCCGGTGTGTCACGATCGGCTTCAATTTGCCTCGCTTTCTTGACGAAGTATAG GTGTCGTTCGCTCCGTGACGCCTATCATCTGATGAAGTCCAAGCGACCAATGGTCCGTCCCAATCTCGGTTTCTGGCGGCAACTCATCGCATACGAACAG AATGTGAAGGAGAATGCGGGTAGTGTTCGACTTGTCCGAGATGAGGCCCAGCCGGAATGTTTGCTGCCGGATGTATACTTGTCGATTGCGATCCAGCCCCGACCAGTG AGTCCTGACCAGGAAGGTGTCGAGCGACAAAGCGATGAGCCTCGAGAACGAC GCAGCTATAACGCTCTGCTTCATGGTTCTCATAAGTACTACCGtatttcatcttcttcatcatcatcaccatCAACGTTCGCTCTCGCATACG gGTTTAAATCCACACGGGACTCATCATCCAAACATACAGAGAGACACGTTTAG
- a CDS encoding hypothetical protein (NECATOR_CHRI.G2405.T1), protein MSISFRVNPEYAKVSEIVPGLFICGVSALTPEDMKKNKITHIINATTEVPNLRSLGDIQRTKLWLEDTPQTYIYPHLELQSDQIQAIIADGGRVLVHCVAGVSRSASICLAFLTKYRCRSLRDAYHLMKSKRPMVRPNLGFWRQLIAYEQNVKENAGSVRLVRDEAQPECLLPDVYLSIAIQPRPVSPDQEGVERQSDEPRERRMSGLRPKFQPVLEPLLEITEAVC, encoded by the exons ATGTCGATTTCGTTCCGTGTTAACCCGGAATACGCTAAAGTAAGCGAAATAGTGCCCGGATTGTTTATATGTGGAGTGAGTGCGTTGACGCCGGAggatatgaagaaaaacaagattaCCCATATCATCAACGCCACTACCGAAGTGCCGAATCTTCGAAGTTTGGGCGATATTCAACGCACGAAATTGTGGCTCGAAGATACTCCACAAACCTATATCTACCCACATTTGGAGCTACAGAGTGATCAg ATCCAAGCGATTATTGCCGATGGCGGTAGGGTTCTTGTGCACTGTGTGGCCGGTGTGTCACGATCGGCTTCAATTTGCCTCGCTTTCTTGACGAAGTATAG GTGTCGTTCGCTCCGTGACGCCTATCATCTGATGAAGTCCAAGCGACCAATGGTCCGTCCCAATCTCGGTTTCTGGCGGCAACTCATCGCATACGAACAG AATGTGAAGGAGAATGCGGGTAGTGTTCGACTTGTCCGAGATGAGGCCCAGCCGGAATGTTTGCTGCCGGATGTATACTTGTCGATTGCGATCCAGCCCCGACCAGTG AGTCCTGACCAGGAAGGTGTCGAGCGACAAAGCGATGAGCCTCGAGAACGACGTATGTCCGGGTTGAGGCCGAAATTTCAACCTGTGCTCGAGCCATTGTTGGAGATCACTGAGGCGGTCTGCTAG